In Haloimpatiens massiliensis, the following are encoded in one genomic region:
- the metK gene encoding methionine adenosyltransferase gives MRTLFTSESVTEGHPDKICDQISDSILDAILERDPYARVACETATTTGMVLVMGEISTNCYVDIPKVVRETIREIGYTRAKYGFDAETCSVLTSIDEQSGDIAMGVNEALESKEGQMQKDDGIGAGDQGMMFGFATNETEEYMPLPISMAHKLSRRLSEVRKNGTLKYLRPDGKTQVTVEYENGKPVRIDTIVISTQHSPKVTRAEIERDLREHVIRPIVPAELLDENTKYYINPTGRFVVGGPQGDSGLTGRKIIVDTYGGAGRHGGGAFSGKDPTKVDRSAAYAARWVAKNLVAAGVADKIEIQLAYAIGVARPVSIVVDTFGTGKMSDDKIIDIINKVFDLRPAVIIRDLGLRKPIYKQVAAYGHFGRIDLDLPWEKLSEVEEIKKHM, from the coding sequence ATGAGAACTTTGTTTACTTCAGAATCAGTAACAGAAGGACATCCAGATAAAATTTGTGATCAGATTTCTGATTCAATACTAGATGCTATATTAGAAAGAGACCCTTATGCAAGGGTTGCTTGTGAAACTGCTACTACTACTGGAATGGTTTTAGTTATGGGGGAAATTTCAACTAATTGTTATGTTGATATTCCTAAGGTAGTTAGAGAAACTATAAGAGAAATAGGATATACTAGAGCAAAATATGGTTTTGATGCAGAGACTTGTTCTGTTTTAACTTCTATAGATGAGCAATCAGGAGATATTGCTATGGGAGTTAATGAGGCTTTAGAATCTAAAGAGGGACAAATGCAAAAGGATGATGGTATTGGAGCAGGAGACCAAGGTATGATGTTTGGCTTTGCAACAAATGAAACAGAAGAATACATGCCCCTTCCTATATCAATGGCTCACAAACTTTCTAGAAGACTTTCAGAAGTTAGAAAGAACGGTACTTTAAAATATTTAAGACCAGATGGAAAAACTCAAGTTACTGTAGAATATGAAAATGGAAAACCAGTTAGAATAGATACTATAGTTATTTCTACTCAACATAGTCCAAAAGTAACACGTGCAGAAATAGAAAGAGATTTGAGGGAACATGTAATAAGACCAATAGTTCCAGCTGAACTTTTAGATGAAAACACTAAGTACTACATAAATCCAACAGGAAGATTTGTTGTAGGTGGACCACAAGGAGATTCAGGTCTAACAGGAAGAAAAATAATAGTAGATACTTATGGTGGAGCAGGCAGACACGGTGGTGGAGCTTTTTCTGGAAAAGATCCAACAAAGGTTGATAGATCAGCTGCTTATGCTGCTAGATGGGTAGCTAAAAATTTAGTAGCTGCTGGTGTAGCAGATAAAATAGAAATTCAATTAGCTTATGCTATAGGAGTTGCTAGACCAGTATCAATTGTAGTAGATACTTTTGGTACAGGAAAAATGTCGGATGATAAAATAATAGATATAATAAACAAAGTGTTTGATCTAAGACCAGCTGTTATAATAAGAGACTTAGGTTTAAGAAAGCCTATATATAAACAAGTGGCAGCTTATGGACATTTTGGAAGAATTGACTTAGATTTACCTTGGGAAAAATTAAGTGAGGTAGAAGAAATAAAGAAACATATGTAG
- a CDS encoding class I SAM-dependent methyltransferase, whose amino-acid sequence MIGNNYYAQKLNSQNLFKVYETKIPRVKQYLDAEISFVRDSLIGSESILELGAGYGRIVKELAGNCKSIVGIDISDESVSLGKEYLKDIPNTKFITMDVNNLIFQEKFDVILCLQNGLSAMKIKSSDWIERVLGMVESGGKVYFSTYSEKFWEYRLMWFKEQAEKGLLGEIDLDKTKDGVIICKDGFRAITYTPKDLDIIGRLSGYEYKIHEVDESSVFLIIHKK is encoded by the coding sequence ATGATAGGGAACAATTATTATGCACAAAAACTAAATTCACAAAATTTGTTTAAGGTGTATGAAACTAAAATTCCTAGAGTAAAACAGTATCTAGATGCTGAAATTTCTTTTGTTAGAGATAGTTTGATAGGCAGTGAAAGTATTTTGGAATTAGGTGCAGGTTATGGCCGTATTGTAAAGGAATTAGCAGGAAATTGTAAATCAATTGTGGGTATTGATATTTCTGATGAGAGTGTTTCGTTAGGTAAGGAATATTTAAAGGATATTCCTAATACTAAATTTATAACTATGGACGTAAATAATCTTATATTCCAAGAAAAGTTCGATGTAATACTTTGTCTGCAAAACGGTTTGTCTGCAATGAAGATTAAATCGTCAGATTGGATTGAGAGGGTTTTAGGAATGGTTGAGAGCGGAGGAAAAGTTTATTTTAGTACTTATAGTGAAAAATTTTGGGAATATAGGTTAATGTGGTTTAAAGAGCAGGCTGAGAAGGGGTTGTTGGGTGAGATTGATTTAGATAAAACAAAGGATGGGGTTATAATTTGTAAGGACGGTTTTAGAGCAATTACATATACTCCAAAAGATTTAGATATTATTGGACGTTTATCGGGATATGAATATAAAATTCACGAGGTAGATGAGTCCAGTGTTTTTCTTATTATTCATAAAAAATAG
- a CDS encoding ATP-dependent RecD-like DNA helicase yields MLEIKGIVEDIVFKNEENGYVVAKIENEKEDITIVGCIPYITEGQTLYMKGEWVKHPKFGQQFKVQSCEEIIPNSLEGIEKYLASGIISGIGSVTAKKIVGRFGEETLNVLDNKIERLKEIEGIGDKKINLIKESYSKHKEVRNVMVFLQTYGVTANQCVKIYKRYGKDSINVVKNNPYVLTEDITGIGFKTADKIARSIGIDKESPFRIQSGINYVINEFCAMGNTYMPRKNLIAEVKKILQVEKDIIEKNIYDSALEGKIKIEDIQGCLCVFNIPFYYSELSVTKKILTLSLVNHEDMKVDVQGEIKKFEKENDIKFSPSQNEAIEGALTSGIEVITGGPGTGKTTIINCITEIFQSQGMTVFMAAPTGRAAKRMEEATGHEAKTIHRLLELGYGDSEEAFFSKDEDSQLECDVVIVDEASMIDIVLMNSLLKAVGLGTKVIIVGDVDQLPSVGPGNVLRDIIDSKCVKVVRLKEIFRQGKESMIVVNAHKINEGQMPILNKRDKDFYFIKEEDTNKIMNTIVELIYERLPKFNSHWNKMEHIQILSPSRRGILGVENLNSKLQEVLNPPAKYKNQKEFRNMVFRVGDKVMQIKNNYSLKWSKINSEEEGIGVFNGDVGFIEDISSEDNTVTVVFDDERRVLYDSVYLDEITLAYAMTIHKSQGSEFPVVIMPMFMGPTLLMNKNLLYTGITRAKKLVVLVGKVKALHFMINNDRSFERYSSLAWRISNLIEE; encoded by the coding sequence ATGTTAGAAATAAAGGGAATAGTTGAAGATATAGTATTTAAAAATGAAGAGAATGGCTATGTGGTAGCTAAAATAGAAAATGAAAAAGAAGATATAACTATAGTGGGATGTATACCATACATAACAGAGGGACAGACTTTATATATGAAGGGGGAATGGGTTAAGCATCCTAAATTTGGTCAACAATTTAAAGTTCAAAGTTGTGAAGAAATAATACCAAATTCTCTTGAAGGAATAGAAAAATATTTAGCATCAGGTATAATTTCAGGCATAGGTTCAGTTACTGCTAAAAAGATAGTAGGTAGATTTGGAGAAGAAACTTTAAATGTATTGGATAATAAAATTGAGAGATTGAAAGAAATTGAGGGTATAGGTGATAAAAAAATTAATTTAATTAAGGAATCATATAGTAAACATAAGGAAGTAAGGAATGTAATGGTGTTTTTACAAACCTATGGAGTTACGGCTAATCAATGCGTTAAGATATATAAAAGATACGGAAAAGATTCTATAAATGTAGTTAAAAACAATCCATATGTTCTAACAGAAGATATAACTGGCATAGGATTTAAAACGGCGGATAAAATTGCTAGAAGTATTGGAATAGATAAAGAATCTCCTTTTAGAATACAAAGTGGTATAAACTATGTAATAAATGAATTTTGTGCTATGGGAAACACCTATATGCCGAGGAAAAATTTAATTGCGGAAGTAAAAAAAATACTTCAAGTAGAGAAGGATATAATAGAGAAAAATATATATGATTCTGCACTAGAAGGGAAAATTAAAATTGAAGATATACAAGGGTGTCTATGCGTATTTAATATTCCTTTTTATTATTCAGAATTAAGTGTTACTAAGAAGATATTAACTTTATCCCTTGTAAATCACGAAGATATGAAAGTTGATGTGCAAGGAGAAATTAAAAAATTTGAAAAGGAAAATGATATTAAGTTCTCCCCGTCACAAAATGAAGCTATAGAAGGGGCTTTAACTTCTGGGATTGAAGTAATTACTGGTGGTCCAGGTACAGGAAAAACTACTATAATAAATTGCATAACTGAAATATTTCAAAGTCAAGGGATGACAGTATTTATGGCTGCTCCTACTGGAAGGGCAGCTAAAAGAATGGAAGAAGCCACTGGACATGAGGCTAAAACGATACATAGATTATTAGAACTAGGATATGGAGATTCTGAAGAGGCATTTTTTTCAAAGGATGAGGATAGCCAGCTAGAATGCGATGTAGTAATAGTAGACGAGGCATCTATGATTGATATAGTGTTAATGAATAGTTTATTAAAGGCAGTGGGGTTAGGTACAAAAGTCATTATAGTAGGAGATGTGGATCAATTGCCTTCAGTAGGACCGGGAAATGTACTGAGGGATATAATAGATAGTAAGTGTGTTAAAGTAGTTAGGTTAAAGGAAATATTTAGACAGGGAAAAGAAAGTATGATTGTAGTAAATGCTCATAAAATAAATGAGGGGCAGATGCCAATTTTAAATAAAAGAGATAAGGATTTTTACTTCATAAAAGAAGAAGACACTAATAAGATAATGAATACTATAGTAGAACTTATATATGAAAGATTACCTAAATTTAATAGCCATTGGAACAAAATGGAGCATATACAAATATTATCTCCTAGTAGAAGGGGAATTCTTGGGGTGGAAAATTTAAATTCTAAACTTCAAGAGGTTTTGAATCCACCTGCAAAATATAAAAATCAAAAAGAATTTAGAAATATGGTTTTTAGAGTAGGGGATAAAGTAATGCAAATTAAAAATAATTACTCCTTAAAGTGGAGTAAGATAAACAGTGAAGAGGAAGGAATAGGAGTATTTAATGGAGATGTAGGGTTTATAGAGGATATAAGTAGTGAAGATAATACTGTTACTGTTGTATTTGATGATGAACGGAGAGTGCTTTATGATTCTGTATATTTAGATGAAATTACATTAGCCTATGCTATGACTATACATAAAAGTCAGGGCAGTGAATTCCCAGTAGTTATAATGCCTATGTTTATGGGGCCAACGCTTCTTATGAATAAAAATTTACTTTATACAGGCATAACTAGGGCCAAAAAGTTAGTGGTACTTGTTGGAAAAGTAAAAGCTCTTCATTTTATGATAAATAATGATAGGAGCTTTGAGAGATATTCTTCATTAGCATGGAGGATAAGTAATTTAATAGAGGAATGA
- a CDS encoding ComF family protein, whose protein sequence is MYFLDIVYYSEEECVVCGKKLFQDLYLCINCRDKIKDCEESIKFKIYNKETRIYSALYYSPAVKKIVLGLKYKSDFRCGNILADYMIKIIKDKEIHFDMITYVPLNKENEKKRGYNQSRYLAKYIGEKFDKKVIDCLKKSKETRDQIGLNGKERWVNLKDSFKFIKGKNIKNKKILLVDDVITTGATAYYCVSELLKNNSDEIIVLTAAKSKI, encoded by the coding sequence ATGTATTTTTTAGATATAGTATATTATAGTGAAGAAGAATGTGTAGTTTGTGGTAAAAAATTATTTCAGGATTTATATTTATGTATTAATTGTAGAGATAAAATTAAAGATTGTGAAGAAAGTATAAAATTTAAAATTTATAATAAGGAAACTAGAATTTACAGCGCTTTATATTATTCCCCTGCTGTTAAGAAAATAGTATTAGGATTAAAGTACAAAAGTGATTTTAGATGTGGAAATATATTAGCAGATTATATGATTAAAATTATAAAGGATAAAGAAATACATTTTGATATGATTACCTATGTACCTTTAAACAAAGAAAACGAAAAAAAGAGAGGATATAATCAGAGCAGATATTTAGCTAAATATATAGGAGAGAAGTTTGATAAAAAGGTTATAGATTGCTTGAAGAAATCTAAAGAAACTAGAGATCAAATAGGGCTTAATGGAAAAGAAAGATGGGTAAATTTAAAAGATAGCTTCAAATTTATAAAGGGTAAGAATATAAAAAATAAAAAAATATTGTTAGTGGATGACGTTATAACTACAGGAGCCACAGCATATTATTGTGTTTCTGAATTGTTAAAAAATAATTCAGATGAAATTATTGTATTGACTGCAGCAAAAAGTAAGATATAA
- the hpf gene encoding ribosome hibernation-promoting factor, HPF/YfiA family: MIVRFTGKNIEMTDALKNIVEKKMSRLDRYFEPNVPANVTLSVQKNNQIIEITIPFNGIILRGEETNTDMYAAIDLVVDKIERQIRKQKTKLARRKGCLDSVRFSSIPDYEWKEDEHKDPKVVKTKKFAIKPMSAEEAILQMELLGHSFFVYQDAETSDVNVVYKRNDGNYGLIEPEF, from the coding sequence ATGATAGTAAGATTTACTGGAAAAAATATAGAAATGACTGATGCATTAAAAAATATTGTGGAGAAAAAAATGTCTAGATTAGATAGATATTTTGAACCTAACGTACCAGCTAATGTAACTTTAAGTGTACAAAAAAATAATCAAATTATAGAAATTACCATACCTTTTAATGGAATTATATTAAGAGGTGAAGAAACTAACACAGATATGTATGCAGCTATAGACTTAGTAGTAGATAAAATAGAAAGACAAATAAGAAAACAAAAAACGAAATTGGCCAGAAGAAAAGGGTGTTTAGATTCTGTAAGATTTAGTTCCATACCAGATTATGAATGGAAAGAAGATGAACATAAAGACCCTAAGGTGGTAAAAACAAAGAAATTTGCAATAAAACCAATGTCAGCGGAAGAAGCTATTTTACAGATGGAGCTTTTAGGACACAGTTTCTTTGTATATCAAGATGCAGAAACTTCAGATGTAAATGTGGTTTATAAGAGAAATGATGGTAATTATGGATTGATTGAACCTGAATTCTAA
- the secA gene encoding preprotein translocase subunit SecA, with translation MGLLDKVFGTYSERQLKKIKPLVDRIESYDEKMQKLSDEELKAKTEEFKKRLEKGETLEDILPEAFAVVREASVRTLGLKHFREQLMGGVILHQGRISEMKTGEGKTLVATLPSYLNALSGKGVHIVTVNDYLAKRDAETMGKIHEFLGLSVGVIVHDLDNEERRAAYNSDITYGTNNELGFDYLRDNMVVYKEERVQRELNFCIVDEVDSILIDEARTPLIISGEGDKSTDLYKIAQFFVATLTKGEKSEEGEETGDFTIDEKANAVILTQAGVEKAEAFFKLENYADPSNMEIQHHVIQALKANYMMKKDKDYMVKDGEVIIVDEFTGRLMEGRRYSDGLHQAIEAKEKVKIQKESKTLATITFQNYFRMYNKLSGMTGTAATEENEFREIYGLDVVVIPTHEPVIRNDRPDKVYKSVKAKYTAIVDEIVETHKKGQPMLVGTVSIEKSEVLSSMLKKKGVPHQVLNAKYHEKEAEIISHAGENGMVTIATNMAGRGTDIKLGEDVPSIGGLKVIGTERHESRRIDNQLRGRSGRQGDPGESIFYVSFEDDLMRIFASDRFRTVMDKFGLEDEDAIESKMVTNAIESAQKKVEGNNFDVRKNVLQYDDVMNKQREVIYKQRAEVLEGEDLKQQIQAMIKDVIYSAVDSHISGVEDGFEKELSELIKYLEDLYLPIGFIKVEDLKNLSNEEIKEKLLDLADTMYKQKEEEFSLEAMREVERVLLLRVVDTKWMDHIDNMEHLKQGIGLRAYKQQDPSQAYQMEGSDMFDEMIESIKVDTVKYLYHVRLENVPERERVAKITSTNQESSGKREPVRKQEKIGRNDPCPCGSGKKYKNCCGRGVV, from the coding sequence ATGGGACTATTAGATAAAGTATTTGGGACTTATAGTGAAAGACAATTAAAGAAAATAAAACCTTTAGTAGATAGAATTGAAAGTTATGATGAAAAAATGCAAAAGTTAAGCGATGAGGAGCTTAAAGCAAAAACTGAGGAATTTAAAAAAAGATTAGAAAAAGGTGAAACTTTAGAGGATATTTTACCAGAAGCCTTTGCTGTCGTTAGAGAGGCATCTGTAAGAACGCTAGGACTTAAACACTTTAGAGAGCAGTTAATGGGCGGTGTTATACTTCATCAAGGTAGAATATCTGAAATGAAAACTGGTGAAGGAAAAACTTTAGTTGCAACTTTACCTTCATATTTAAATGCATTAAGTGGTAAAGGAGTACATATAGTTACAGTAAATGATTATCTTGCTAAAAGAGACGCTGAGACTATGGGTAAAATACATGAGTTTCTAGGTTTATCTGTAGGAGTAATTGTCCATGATTTAGACAATGAAGAGAGAAGAGCGGCATATAATTCAGATATAACTTATGGTACTAATAACGAACTGGGGTTTGACTACTTAAGAGATAACATGGTGGTATATAAAGAAGAAAGAGTACAAAGAGAGTTAAACTTCTGTATAGTTGATGAAGTGGACTCTATACTTATAGATGAAGCTAGAACCCCTCTTATAATTTCAGGGGAAGGTGACAAATCTACAGATCTTTATAAAATAGCTCAATTTTTTGTAGCTACTTTGACAAAAGGTGAAAAGAGTGAAGAGGGAGAAGAAACTGGAGATTTTACAATAGATGAAAAAGCTAATGCGGTTATATTAACACAGGCTGGAGTTGAAAAAGCTGAGGCTTTCTTTAAATTAGAAAACTATGCAGATCCTAGTAACATGGAAATTCAACACCACGTAATACAAGCTTTAAAAGCTAACTATATGATGAAAAAAGATAAAGATTATATGGTTAAAGATGGAGAAGTTATAATAGTTGATGAATTTACAGGAAGACTTATGGAAGGTAGAAGATACAGTGATGGACTTCATCAAGCTATAGAAGCTAAAGAGAAAGTTAAGATTCAAAAGGAATCAAAAACACTTGCAACTATAACATTTCAGAATTATTTTAGAATGTATAATAAATTATCTGGTATGACTGGTACTGCAGCTACTGAAGAAAATGAATTTAGGGAAATATATGGATTAGATGTAGTAGTGATTCCTACCCATGAGCCAGTTATAAGAAATGATAGACCAGATAAAGTATATAAATCAGTAAAAGCTAAATATACGGCTATAGTAGATGAAATTGTAGAAACCCATAAGAAAGGTCAACCAATGCTTGTAGGTACAGTTAGCATAGAAAAATCTGAGGTTTTATCTAGCATGTTAAAGAAAAAGGGTGTACCACATCAGGTATTAAATGCTAAGTACCATGAAAAAGAAGCAGAAATAATATCTCATGCAGGAGAAAATGGCATGGTTACAATTGCTACTAATATGGCTGGACGTGGTACGGATATCAAATTAGGTGAAGATGTACCATCTATTGGTGGATTAAAAGTAATAGGAACTGAAAGACATGAATCTAGGCGTATAGATAACCAGTTAAGAGGACGTTCAGGACGTCAAGGAGACCCAGGTGAATCTATATTTTATGTATCTTTCGAAGATGATCTTATGAGAATATTTGCTTCTGATAGATTTAGAACTGTAATGGATAAGTTCGGATTAGAGGATGAAGATGCTATAGAAAGTAAAATGGTAACTAATGCTATAGAAAGTGCTCAAAAGAAGGTTGAAGGAAATAACTTTGACGTGAGAAAAAATGTACTTCAATATGATGATGTTATGAATAAGCAAAGAGAAGTTATATATAAACAAAGAGCAGAGGTTCTAGAAGGTGAAGATTTAAAACAGCAAATTCAGGCAATGATAAAAGATGTTATATATAGTGCCGTGGATTCACATATATCTGGTGTTGAAGATGGATTTGAAAAAGAACTATCTGAGCTAATAAAATATTTAGAAGATCTATATCTTCCAATAGGCTTTATAAAAGTAGAGGATTTAAAAAATCTTAGCAATGAAGAAATAAAGGAAAAATTATTAGATTTAGCTGATACAATGTACAAACAAAAAGAAGAAGAATTTAGTTTAGAAGCTATGAGAGAGGTAGAGAGAGTTTTACTTTTAAGAGTTGTAGATACTAAGTGGATGGACCATATAGATAATATGGAACATTTAAAACAAGGAATAGGACTTAGAGCATATAAACAGCAAGATCCATCTCAGGCATATCAAATGGAAGGTAGTGATATGTTTGATGAAATGATAGAAAGTATTAAAGTGGATACTGTAAAATATTTATATCATGTAAGATTAGAAAATGTACCTGAAAGAGAGAGAGTAGCGAAGATAACTTCAACAAATCAAGAGTCTTCAGGAAAAAGGGAACCAGTGAGAAAACAAGAAAAAATAGGAAGAAACGATCCTTGTCCTTGTGGTTCTGGTAAAAAATATAAAAATTGTTGTGGAAGAGGCGTAGTCTAA
- the prfB gene encoding peptide chain release factor 2 (programmed frameshift) encodes MLIQYQEFIEEVKEMRKIIDEVSVSLDLAELKNQLSEYENKMQQSNFWNNMEQAQDITQKCKGIKDKIEWYNAITTKIEDIDTLIQLSLEEEDNSTCGEIKSEIKELKSNIDNMKIQTLLSGEYDRNNAILTLHVGVGGNDAQDWTEMLYRMYKRWCEARGFKVEVLDFIPADEAGIKGVTVKVIGEFAYGYLNAEKGIHRLVRISPYNANGKRQTSFASVEVLPELSESQDIEIRSDDLRIDTYRSGGAGGQHVNKTESAIRITHLPTGIVVQCQNERSQHTNKETAMKILKAKLVALKEREHKERIEDLTGELKDNGWGSQIRSYVFHPYNLVKDHRTGVETGNITAVMDGEIDEFIIGYLSQK; translated from the exons ATGTTAATACAATACCAGGAGTTTATAGAAGAAGTGAAAGAGATGAGAAAGATAATAGATGAAGTGAGTGTTTCCCTT GACTTAGCAGAACTTAAAAATCAATTATCAGAATATGAAAATAAAATGCAGCAGTCAAATTTTTGGAATAACATGGAACAAGCACAGGATATAACTCAAAAGTGCAAAGGAATAAAAGATAAAATAGAATGGTATAATGCGATAACAACTAAAATAGAAGATATAGATACATTAATACAATTATCTTTAGAAGAAGAGGATAATTCTACTTGTGGAGAAATAAAGTCTGAAATTAAAGAGTTAAAAAGTAATATAGATAATATGAAAATACAAACTCTTTTATCTGGAGAATACGATAGGAATAATGCTATTTTAACTTTACATGTAGGAGTTGGTGGAAATGATGCTCAAGATTGGACAGAAATGCTATATAGGATGTATAAAAGGTGGTGTGAAGCAAGGGGATTTAAAGTAGAAGTATTAGATTTTATACCAGCAGATGAAGCTGGTATAAAGGGAGTTACAGTTAAAGTTATTGGAGAATTTGCCTATGGATATTTAAATGCAGAAAAGGGAATACATAGGTTGGTTAGGATATCTCCTTATAATGCTAATGGTAAAAGACAAACTTCTTTTGCCTCTGTAGAAGTACTTCCGGAACTAAGTGAAAGTCAGGATATAGAAATTAGAAGTGACGATTTAAGAATAGATACCTATCGCTCAGGGGGAGCTGGTGGGCAGCATGTTAATAAAACTGAAAGTGCCATAAGAATAACTCATTTGCCTACGGGTATAGTAGTTCAATGTCAAAACGAAAGAAGCCAACACACTAATAAAGAAACAGCTATGAAGATATTAAAGGCTAAATTAGTTGCACTTAAGGAAAGAGAACATAAAGAAAGGATAGAGGATTTAACAGGTGAGTTAAAGGATAATGGATGGGGAAGTCAAATAAGGTCTTATGTGTTTCATCCATATAATCTAGTAAAAGATCATAGAACAGGTGTGGAAACAGGAAATATAACTGCTGTAATGGATGGAGAAATTGATGAATTTATAATAGGATATTTATCACAAAAATAG
- a CDS encoding M28 family metallopeptidase, with product MKKSKNFFIIFLLSVFTISFLFSFKTYICLNKFNTDKVIKHINYLSSDRLQGRLPGTLENRIAEQYIKSQFKNYKLQPLDKNYLQSFKIKYPSKISNKAPYLNVIDKNNNVVKEFKYGVDYKEDMLNFKENNIIFTRDNCNFSGDGIRATVKDSSVVFYCTSNGLDFRSSFMIDAPASMYVMITKDTLSQIYNYIKNGYTLNCYIPYTIKDTYVNNVTAKIEGKDKSLPPLVLSAHYDHVGADLSGNVYNGALDNASGVAFILEMSKVIQSLGKPNRDIIFIAFNGEEFGFVGSTAFVEKYSSKLKGSKVFNFDMIGGNTSVPLCIMGSKKDSYDNEFLNSISTTCSNEKINFNRMFEDASDHKPFRDHNIDAITFCDNDTSKIHTPKDNVEFIKEDSIIRCFNVASKEVFKYSFKNNPFIIYYKVFMIVSFTGIIVVTCYYIYGRKKTSSNYKQSIK from the coding sequence ATGAAAAAGTCAAAGAATTTTTTTATTATATTCTTACTATCTGTATTCACTATTTCCTTCTTATTTAGTTTTAAAACTTATATATGTCTCAATAAATTTAATACTGATAAAGTAATCAAACATATAAATTACTTATCTTCTGACCGATTACAAGGAAGGCTTCCTGGTACATTAGAAAACCGCATAGCAGAACAATATATAAAGTCACAATTTAAAAATTACAAACTCCAACCCTTAGATAAAAATTACTTGCAATCATTTAAGATTAAATATCCTTCGAAAATCTCCAATAAAGCTCCTTATTTAAATGTAATTGATAAAAATAATAATGTAGTTAAAGAATTCAAATATGGAGTAGACTATAAGGAAGATATGCTTAATTTCAAAGAAAATAATATAATTTTTACAAGAGATAATTGTAATTTTAGTGGTGACGGTATAAGAGCAACTGTTAAAGACTCCTCAGTTGTTTTTTATTGCACTTCAAATGGCTTAGATTTCAGAAGCTCTTTCATGATAGATGCCCCTGCTAGTATGTATGTAATGATAACAAAAGATACCTTATCCCAAATTTACAACTACATTAAAAATGGATATACTTTAAACTGCTACATTCCCTATACTATTAAAGATACCTATGTAAATAATGTCACTGCCAAAATAGAAGGCAAGGACAAAAGTCTACCACCCTTGGTATTATCTGCACATTATGACCATGTAGGTGCAGATTTATCTGGCAATGTATATAATGGCGCCCTAGACAATGCTTCCGGAGTAGCTTTTATTCTGGAAATGAGTAAAGTTATACAATCCTTGGGCAAACCTAATAGAGATATAATTTTTATTGCATTTAATGGTGAAGAATTCGGATTTGTAGGTTCTACCGCCTTTGTAGAAAAATATTCTTCGAAACTTAAAGGAAGTAAAGTATTCAATTTTGATATGATAGGCGGAAATACTTCTGTTCCCCTCTGCATAATGGGAAGTAAAAAAGATTCCTACGACAACGAATTTTTAAATTCTATTTCTACTACCTGTTCTAATGAAAAAATTAATTTTAATAGAATGTTTGAAGATGCTAGCGACCACAAGCCTTTTAGAGATCATAATATTGATGCAATAACTTTTTGTGATAATGACACATCAAAAATTCATACTCCAAAAGACAATGTTGAATTTATAAAAGAAGATTCTATTATAAGATGTTTTAATGTAGCTTCTAAAGAAGTTTTTAAATATTCGTTCAAAAATAATCCCTTTATAATTTACTACAAAGTATTTATGATAGTATCTTTTACTGGAATAATTGTTGTAACTTGCTATTATATATATGGAAGAAAAAAAACATCCTCTAACTATAAACAAAGCATAAAATAA